One genomic window of Vulpes vulpes isolate BD-2025 chromosome 11, VulVul3, whole genome shotgun sequence includes the following:
- the OR56B1 gene encoding olfactory receptor 56B1, whose amino-acid sequence MHHMSAFLKGSNNSKLQVSEFILLGFPGIHSWQHWLSLPLAILYVSAIGANTLIIVTICQDPALQQPMYYFLGILSVVDIGLATTIMPKILAIFWFDAKIISLPECFAQIYAIHCFLGMESGTFLCMAFDRYIAICHPLRYTSIVTNGLILKATVFMVLRNGLFVIPVPVLAAQRNYCSRNEIEHCLCSNLGVTSLACDDRRPNSICQLILAWLGMGSDLGLIILSYTLILRSVLKLNSAEAASKALSTCSSHLILILFFYTVVVVVSVTHLAEPKAPLIPVLLNVLHNIIPPSLNPMVYALRTKELRTGFQKVFRLSLEKKTRHQ is encoded by the exons ATGCACCAT ATGTCTGCATTTCTGAAAGGCTCTAATAACTCCAAATTGCAGGTCTCTGAGTTCATCCTGTTGGGATTCCCAGGTATTCACAGCTGGCAACATTGGCTTTCCTTACCATTGGCAATACTCTACGTCTCAGCAATTGGTGCTAACACCCTCATCATCGTCACCATCTGCCAAGACCCTGCCCTTCAGCAGCCTATGTACTATTTCCTAGGTATTCTGTCTGTGGTGGACATTGGCCTGGCCACCACCATCATGCCCAAGATTCTGGCCATCTTCTGGTTTGATGCCAAGATCATCAGCCTCCCTGAGTGTTTTGCTCAGATTTATGCCATTCACTGTTTTCTTGGCATGGAATCTGGTACCTTCCTCTGCATGGCTTTTGATAGATATATAGCAATTTGTCATCCTCTTCGATACACCTCAATTGTCACCAATGGCTTAATCTTAAAAGCTACTGTGTTCATGGTACTTAGAAATGGCTTGTTTGTTATTCCAGTGCCTGTTCTTGCAGCCCAGCGTAATTATTGCTCCAGGAATGAGATTGAGCATTGTCTGTGCTCAAACCTTGGGGTCACCAGCCTGGCTTGTGATGACAGGAGGCCAAACAGCATCTGCCAATTGATTCTGGCATGGCTTGGAATGGGGAGTGACCTAGGTCTTATAATATTGTCATATACTTTGATTCTGCGCTCTGTGCTTAAGCTGAACTCGGCTGAAGCTGCATCCAAAGCTTTGAGCACTTGTAGCTCCCATCTGATCCTTATCCTCTTCTTCTACACAGTTGTTGTGGTCGTTTCAGTAACTCACCTGGCAGAGCCTAAGGCTCCTTTGATTCCAGTTCTACTCAATGTGCTGCACAATATCATCCCCCCTTCCCTCAACCCTATGGTCTATGCACTTAGGACTAAAGAACTTAGGACAGGCTTCCAAAAGGTATTTCGTTTGagcttagaaaagaaaacaaggcacCAGTGA
- the LOC112911798 gene encoding olfactory receptor 52P1, producing MPRAFVQSPNHTNLDPSVFLLLGIPGLEQFHLWLSLPVCCLGTATIVGNITILVVVATEPALHKPVYLFLCMLSTIDLAASFSTVPKLLAILWCGAGHISASACLAQMFFIHAFCMMESTVLLAMAFDRYVAICHPLRYATILTDTIIARIGVVAMVRGSMLMLPCPFLIGRLSFCQSHVIPHTYCEHMAVVKLACGDTRPNRVYGLTAALLVIGVDLFCIGLSYVFIARAVLRLSSHEARSKALGTCGSHVCVILISYTPALFSFFTHRFGHHVPLHIHILLANVYLLFPPALNPMVYGVKTKEIRERVIRVFHRGQGTGFKVPE from the coding sequence ATGCCTAGAGCTTTTGTCCAGTCTCCTAATCACACTAATCTGGacccttctgtttttctcctcctGGGTATCCCAGGTCTGGAACAATTTCACCTGTGGCTCTCACTCCCCGTGTGCTGCCTGGGCACAGCCACAATTGTGGGCAACATTACCATCCTGGTTGTTGTTGCCACTGAACCAGCCCTGCACAAGCCTGTATATTTGTTCCTCTGCATGCTCTCTACCATCGACTTGGCTGCCTCCTTCTCCACAGTTCCCAAGCTATTGGCCATCCTCTGGTGTGGAGCTGGAcacatctctgcctctgcctgcctggcACAGATGTTCTTCATTCATGCCTTCTGCATGATGGAGTCTACTGTGCTTCTGGCCATGGCCTTTGATCGCTATGTGGCCATTTGTCACCCACTCCGTTATGCTACTATCCTCACGGACACCATCATTGCCCGCATTGGAGTGGTAGCTATGGTGCggggctccatgctcatgctCCCATGTCCCTTCCTCATTGGGCGTTTGAGCTTCTGCCAAAGCCATGTGATCCCCCACACATACTGTGAGCACATGGCTGTTGTGAAGCTAGCATGTGGAGATACCAGGCCTAACCGTGTGTATGGGCTGACAGCAGCACTGTTGGTCATAGGGGTTGACTTATTCTGCATTGGTCTTTCCTATGTCTTTATTGCACGGGCTGTCCTCCGTCTTTCATCCCATGAAGCTCGGTCCAAGGCCTTGGGGACCTGTGGTTCTCATGTCTGTGTCATCCTAATCTCTTATACACCAgccctcttctccttttttacCCATCGCTTTGGCCACCATGTTCCACTTCATATTCACATTCTTTTGGCCAATGTTTATCTGCTCTTCCCACCTGCTCTTAACCCTATGGTATATGGAGTTAAAACCAAAGAAATCCGGGAAAGGGTTATCAGGGTGTTTCACAGGGGGCAGGGAACTGGGTTCAAAGTACCAGAGTGA
- the LOC112911732 gene encoding olfactory receptor 52N4-like produces MLMLNQTDLTPGSFILNGIPGLEYMHMWISFPFCSMYIVAMVGNCGLLYLICYEDSLHRTMYYFLAMLSLTDLFICSSTIPKALSILWFHFKEISSDGCLVQMFFVHTFTGMESGVLMLMALDRYVAICYPLHYSTALTNSVIAKAGLSTFLRGVLLIIPITFLTKRLPYCRGNIIPHTYCDHMSVAKLSCGDIKVNAVYGLTVALLIGGFDILCITISYTMILRAVVSLSSADARQKAFSICTAHICAIVFSYSPAFFSFFSHRFGGHTIPPSCHIIVANVYLLLPPTMNPIVYGVKTKQIRDCVVKILLGSKDIKSQSI; encoded by the coding sequence ATGCTAATGCTGAACCAAACAGACCTGACTCCAGGTTCATTCATTCTTAATGGGATCCCAGGACTGGAATACATGCATATGTGgatttccttcccattctgctccATGTATATTGTGGCCATGGTAGGGAATTGTGGGCTTCTCTATCTCATCTGCTATGAGGACTCCCTGCACAGGACCATGTACTACTTTTTAGCTATGCTTTCCCTAACTGACCTTTTCATATGCTCTAGTACAATCCCTAAAGCCCTCAGCATACTCTGGTTCCATTTCAAGGAAATCAGCTCTGATGGATGCCTGGTCCAGATGTTCTTTGTCCATACTTTCACAGGGATGGAGTCTGGGGTTCTCATGCTCATGGCCCtggaccgctatgtggccatctgctaCCCTCTGCACTATTCTACTGCTCTCACCAATTCTGTTATTGCAAAGGCTGGGCTCTCTACCTTTCTCAGAGGGGTGTTGCTCATCATTCCCATCACTTTCCTCACAAAGCGCCTGCCCTACTGCAGAGGCAATATAATTCCCCACACCTACTGTGACCACATGTCTGTAGCCAAATTATCCTGTGGGGACATCAAGGTCAATGCCGTCTATGGTCTGACAGTTGCCCTCCTGATTGGAGGCTTTGACATCCTGTGCATCACAATCTCCTACACCATGATCCTCCGGGCAGTGGTCAGCCTCTCTTCAGCAGATGCTCGACAGAAGGCCTTCAGCATCTGCACTGCCCACATCTGTGCCATTGTTTTCTCCTACAGTCcagccttcttctctttcttttcccaccGCTTTGGGGGCCACACAATCCCTCCCTCTTGCCACATCATTGTGGCCAATGTTTATCTGCTCCTGCCTCCCACTATGAACCCTATTGTTTATGGGGTGAAAACCAAGCAGATACGAGACTGTGTTGTAAAGATCCTTTTGGGTTCTAAGGACATCAAATCCCAAAGCATATGA